GGGGCAGGTCCTGGGCTACGGGATGATGCCCTACCGGCCGCGGTCGGCCAGGGAGACGACGCAGTGGCCGCTCATCGCCCTCGCCGCGCAGAAGCGGCACCTGTCGCTGTACGTGTGCGCCGTCGTCGACGGGGCCTACCTGCCCGAGACGCGCGCCGAGCGGCTGGGGAGGGTGTCCTGCGGGAAGAGCTGCATCCGCTTCAGCTCGCTCGACCGCATCGACAGCGGCGAGCTGTCGGCCCTCCTGCGGGACGCCGTCGCGGCGACGTCGACCGGCGTGAACGCGTACTTCGCGACCTGACCCCGTGACCTTGGTCCCTGGTCCCCGGGGGCGGGCTCGGCCAGGCTGTAGCCCCAACGGAACCGGATCGGCCGAGAGGTGCAGCCCCCGCATGACGTCGACCGACGACCTCGCCCTCGACCCAGCCGTGGACCTGGCGGTGGCGCGCCTCGTGGACGAGTTCCGCCCGCGGCTGCGCCCGCAGGTGGTCGGCAGCGTCGTCCGGTCGTGCCGCCGCGACCTCAGCGGCGTCCCGGCGACGGCGCTGCCCGAGCTGGTCGAGCGGCTGGCCCGCACCCGGCTGGAGTCGGTGGCCTGAACCCGCGCGAAA
This region of Geodermatophilus bullaregiensis genomic DNA includes:
- a CDS encoding DUF1801 domain-containing protein → MTGPIEEWFAAAGPRAEELRRVDALVRAAAPGLDRQLVAAGSGQVLGYGMMPYRPRSARETTQWPLIALAAQKRHLSLYVCAVVDGAYLPETRAERLGRVSCGKSCIRFSSLDRIDSGELSALLRDAVAATSTGVNAYFAT